The following proteins are co-located in the Triticum aestivum cultivar Chinese Spring chromosome 1A, IWGSC CS RefSeq v2.1, whole genome shotgun sequence genome:
- the LOC123181754 gene encoding FBD-associated F-box protein At4g10400-like, with protein MEEVAPKSPTSVGAGDQQVPPGDGGGEEHVGLDDLDLISRLPDDVLGTIISLLPTRDGARTQVLWRRWRPLWLSSNAPLNLGADFALRGEECTLCCATHECMHKRIAFVSKILADHPGPTRRFALHLVYWPNIPGVVDGWFRSRPLSGLQDLEVVNKSSRYVLLPSRALIRFAPTLCLLSLSQCRFPDLGVPPSFPHLKELIMYDVGISEDSFKTFISRCSVLQSVSLHNMECGRLCINSPTIRSMSFYGRWRSVITFQELVIEDAPSLERLVPLDPDGGPATIRIIQAPKLKILGLLSGGISTLRIGTTVFQKMVAVSLITKMHTVKILLLDTIGPNLDSVVNFLKCFPCLEKLYVILHLEKDINNVREHDPLDPIECLELNLKKVVLKNYDGIKRAIINFAKFFILNAKVLEEMEIGVLGHGNDKRMQYLHEELQVENRASQDAQIELKRDVRQDFKHHRHTHDFSVADPFDRPCGRLL; from the exons ATGGAGGAGGTAGCCCCCAAGAGCCCTACATCCGTTGGAGCCGGCGACCAGCAAGTACCAcctggagatggcggcggcgaggagcatGTAGGCCTCGATGACCTAGACCTCATCAGCCGCCTCCCCGACGACGTGCTCGGcaccatcatctccctcctccccaccAGGGACGGCGCGCGCACGCAGGTCCTCTGGCGCCGGTGGCGTCCCCTCTGGCTCTCGTCCAATGCGCCGCTCAACCTCGGCGCTGACTTCGCCCTCCGTGGGGAGGAGTGCACCCTCTGTTGTGCCACCCATGAGTGCATGCACAAGCGCATCGCCTTCGTCTCCAAGATCCTCGCCGACCACCCAGGCCCGACCCGACGCTTTGCGCTCCACCTCGTATACTGGCCCAACATCCCGGGCGTTGTCGACGGCTGGTTCCGCTCCAGGCCACTCTCCGGCCTTCAGGACCTCGAGGTCGTCAACAAATCGAGCCGCTACGTGCTGCTGCCGTCGCGCGCTCTGatccgcttcgcgcccacgcttTGCCTGCTCAGCCTCAGCCAGTGTCGATTTCCGGACCTGGGTGTGCCACCGAGTTTTCCGCACCTCAAGGAGCTTATCATGTACGATGTCGGTATCTCGGAGGACTCTTTCAAAACCTTCATCTCCAGGTGCTCTGTTTTGCAAAGCGTTTCACTCCACAACATGGAATGTGGTCGCCTTTGCATCAACTCGCCGACTATCAGGAGCATGAGCTTCTACGGCCGTTGGAGAAGTGTCATCACTTTTCAGGAGCTGGTCATTGAGGACGCCCCTTCCCTTGAGAGGTTGGTACCACTTGATCCAGACGGTGGTCCAGCGACCATCCGCATAATCCAGGCACCTAAACTGAAGATACTTGGTTTGTTATCTGGAGGCATATCCACACTCCGCATTGGAACCACCGTTTTTCAG AAAATGGTTGCTGTCAGCTTGATAACCAAAATGCACACAGTTAAGATTTTACTTCTTGACACTATTGGTCCTAATCTGGACTCGGTTGTTAACTTCCTCAAGTGCTTCCCTTGCTTGGAGAAGTTGTATGTCATT TTGCATCTAGAAAAGGATATTAACAATGTGCGGGAGCATGACCCACTTGATCCAATTGAATGCCTTGAACTCAATCTAAAAAAGGTGGTGTTGAAGAATTATGATGGTATCAAGAGGGCAATAATTAATTTTGCCAAGTTCTTTATTTTGAATGCCAAAGTGCTGGAGGAAATGGAAATCGGAGTCCTCGGCCACGGCAATGACAAACGGATGCAGTATCTACATGAAGAGCTACAGGTGGAGAATAGAGCTTCTCAAGATGCACAAATTGAACTAAAGAGGGATGTACGACAAGATTTCAAACACCATAGGCATACCCATGATTTTTCGGTGGCGGACCCTTTTGATAGGCCCTGTGGACGGTTGCTATAG